The genomic window TGAGCCACGGTCTGCACGTGATCAGTCCTCCAGAAAGTCATGCCATTCCTCCCTCGGTGACTCTGTCGTTTTACATTGGGGCGGCGGTCTTCTTGGGAACGGTGTTGTGGACAGTCTGCAGCACCACCGAGAAGCCACCCGTGGATATGGAAGCCTTTCAGCAGCAGCAGCATCGCCGTCTTGGTGTCCTAAAAACCCTGATTTCTATCAAGCGAGCGATCGCCCATATGCCCCAAACCATGCGCCAATTGGCTTGGGTGCAGTGCTTTAGCTGGTTGGGGATGTACTGCCTATTTCTCTACTTCCCGCCCGCCGTCGCCCACAATATTTTCGGCGCAGTAGACGAAGACTCGCTGCGCTATGCCGAAGGCATTGAATGGGCAGGGCTTTGCATGGCTGCCTACAATGCCGTATGTGTGGGTATATCCTTTGCCCTTCCGAAGATTTCTCGACAGATTGGTCGTCGCTTCACCCACGCCCTCTGTCTGCTCTGCGGAGCGATCGGTTTATTGTCGTTGATGTTCATTCATGATCAATACCTCCTACTGGCCTCGATGGTCGGTGTGGGTATTGCTTGGGCCAGTATGCTAGCCATGCCCTACGCCATGCTGGTGGGTTCCCTGCCGCCGCGCAAGGGGGGAATTTACATGGGAATTTTCAACTTTTTTATTGTCTTACCGGAAGTGGTAGCATCCTTGGGTTTTGGTTGGGTGATGGTCAATCTGCTCCATGAAAACCGACTGTGGGCTGTTGTCGTCGGCGGTGGCTCGATGCTGATTGCCGCACTCTTGACCCTACGTGTGAAGGAAGAGCAGGCTCAAGAGCGATCGCCCTCCTCTGAGCCTGCTAGTCCGGCGCTACGCCCTGCCAATATTGAGTAACTCTAGGTTGACTCGAAGGGTTAGGACACGGCCATGGGTTGATAGCAAATGCCAGCGGCGGCAAAGCGATCAAGAGCTTCCTGAAGGCGATCGCACTCGGCGATTAGACTAATGCGCACATAGCCTTCCCCACCACTGCCAAAGGCATTCCCTGGCGTTACAACCACACCGGTCTGCTGCAGCACTGACAGAGCAAAATCGGTGGAGCCAATTCCCGGCGGGCAGGGTACCCAGAGATACATGGTGCCCTTGGTTTTGGGGACTGACCAGCCTAGTTTTCCTAGACCTGCAATGAGGAAGTCACGGCGGGTGCGGTAGCGAGTTTGCACCTCTTCTAGGTAGATGTCTGGTAGTTGCAGGGCAGTTTCCGCAGCTCGCTGGAGGGCCGCAAAAATGCCGTAGTCTAGGTTGGTCTTGAGGGTGCGCAGACCTTGGATAACGTGGCGGTTGCCGACGACAAAGCCGACCCGCCAGCCAGCCATATTGTAGGTTTTAGAGAGGGTGTGGAACTCGACGCCGAGGTCTTTCGCACCGGGAATTTCTAGCAGGCTGGTGGGTTGATAGCCATCGAAGGCCAGCTCGGCATAGCAGAGATCATGCACCAGCAGAATTTCGTAGTGGCGAGCAAAGGCGACGATCTCTTCAAAGAACTCGCGGGGGGCGGTTGCTGCTGTGGGGTTGCTGGGGTAGTTGAAATACAGGATCTTGGCCTGTCTTGCTACCTCTTCGGGAATGGCGGAGATGTCGATGAGCCAATTATTTTCGGCGGAGAGCATCAGGCTATGGACTTTGCCGCCAGCAATCAAGGGGCCGCGAAAGTGGGCGGGATAGGCGGGATTGGGTACCAGCACCAAGTCTCCAGGATTCACGTAGGCGATCGCTAGGTGAGTTAACCCTTCTTTGGAACCTAGCAACGGCAAGGCCTCCCCATCGGGATCCAGCTCGACGTTATAGCGGCGGTAGTACCAGTCTGTGATGGCGCGGCGAAAGCTGGCGGTGCCTTCAAAGGGAGGGTAGCCGTGATTGCTAACGTCCTGTAGGGCTGCCATGGCGGCTTCGACTACGGGCTGCGGTGTGGGGCCATCGGGGTTGCCCATCCCCAGATCAATCAAATCGAGACCCTGTTCCCGCGCCTTGGCTTTCAGCTCATCCAGTCGGGCAAATACGTAGGGTGGTAATGCACTGAGGCGATCGGCCTGATGAATCCAGTCTAAACCCACAACTGTCCCTCCTGCTCCGTATAACGTGGTTGATCTGTGGTGGGGCGATCGCCCTCTGGATGGCGTACTTCCGAGATGGGCGTGGTGGTAGACACCATGGCCGCCATCAATTGATCGGGGGTAACCGTAAACGGCAAGTGATGGATATCAGAACGCTCAGCACAGGCCACCTCGGCTGCTTGGCGCAGGTCGGCAATGGTGATGGACTCTAGACCTAGATCGGCTAAGGTTTGGGGGAGCCCGAGGGTGCTATAAAACTGCTGAAGCTGCTGGCGGGCTGTGGCTGCTAGACGACTGCCCTGCACTAATTCCTCAAGGCGTAGCTGCACGAGGATGCCGAAGGCTACTTTCTCGCCGTGGAGGGTACCGTGGCTTTGCAGGAGATGGGTGAGACCGTTGTGGACGGCATGGGCCGCCACGGTGCGACATTGGGCTCCGCCAATTCCCCCGATGACGCCTGCCAGGAGAACCGTCGCATCTACCACGTCGCGCCACTCTTCACCGCCTGGATTCTCTAGGGCGGCGGCGGATTTTTGGAACAGCAGGTCGCGCAGCACCCGAGCTTGCTGCACTGCTGCCACAATCAAGGTTTGTTGGGAATGACCGCTGCTCACCGAGGCTTCATACCATTTGGCGATCGCATCCCCAATGCCGGCAACCAGGGTACGGCGCGGCGCAGTTTGCACCAGGTCATAGTCCAGCAGCAGCAGGTCGGGGCAGCGATCGAGGCTGACATCGTAGAGAAATGCGCCTTGGTCAGAATAGACGTTGGATAGCGCTGTCCAAGCGGCACAGGTGGCGGCCGAGGTGGGAATCGTGACCACGGGCAAGCGGGCCTGATGGGCGACGAGTTTGGCGGCATCTAGGGCCTTGCCGCCGCCCACGCCCAGAATTACATCGGCTTGATGCTGCTCACGGGCCTGGTGCAGATGGGCTAGGGCAGCTTCGCTACAGTCGTCGCCATAGGCCACATCGGCGATCGCCAACCCCTGTTGGACGAGGCTTGGGTGTAGATCTGGAGCGACTAGGGCCAGGGTGCGATCGCCGCCGATGATCAGCGGCCGTTGACCGATCTGGGCCAGGATGGAGCCTGCTTCAGCCAAAAGACCTGCCCCGCGCACAATACGCGCTGGAGCCACCATCAGGCTGGGAAGAATTGCCGGAGAAGAAGCGGATTGAGG from Candidatus Obscuribacterales bacterium includes these protein-coding regions:
- a CDS encoding MFS transporter, coding for MSQSNRLKFWQLWNMSVGFFGIQFGWGLQMANTSAIFEYLGANAHQIPILWLAAPLTGLIVQPIIGNLSDNTWCALGRRRPYFLVGAIFSSIALIGMPNSSSLWMAAGTLWLLDTASNVSMEPFRAFVGDLLPAEQRTQGFAMQSLFVGLGAVTASALPWVLSHGLHVISPPESHAIPPSVTLSFYIGAAVFLGTVLWTVCSTTEKPPVDMEAFQQQQHRRLGVLKTLISIKRAIAHMPQTMRQLAWVQCFSWLGMYCLFLYFPPAVAHNIFGAVDEDSLRYAEGIEWAGLCMAAYNAVCVGISFALPKISRQIGRRFTHALCLLCGAIGLLSLMFIHDQYLLLASMVGVGIAWASMLAMPYAMLVGSLPPRKGGIYMGIFNFFIVLPEVVASLGFGWVMVNLLHENRLWAVVVGGGSMLIAALLTLRVKEEQAQERSPSSEPASPALRPANIE
- a CDS encoding aspartate aminotransferase, whose translation is MGLDWIHQADRLSALPPYVFARLDELKAKAREQGLDLIDLGMGNPDGPTPQPVVEAAMAALQDVSNHGYPPFEGTASFRRAITDWYYRRYNVELDPDGEALPLLGSKEGLTHLAIAYVNPGDLVLVPNPAYPAHFRGPLIAGGKVHSLMLSAENNWLIDISAIPEEVARQAKILYFNYPSNPTAATAPREFFEEIVAFARHYEILLVHDLCYAELAFDGYQPTSLLEIPGAKDLGVEFHTLSKTYNMAGWRVGFVVGNRHVIQGLRTLKTNLDYGIFAALQRAAETALQLPDIYLEEVQTRYRTRRDFLIAGLGKLGWSVPKTKGTMYLWVPCPPGIGSTDFALSVLQQTGVVVTPGNAFGSGGEGYVRISLIAECDRLQEALDRFAAAGICYQPMAVS
- a CDS encoding iron-containing alcohol dehydrogenase family protein, whose amino-acid sequence is MTRLSPQSASSPAILPSLMVAPARIVRGAGLLAEAGSILAQIGQRPLIIGGDRTLALVAPDLHPSLVQQGLAIADVAYGDDCSEAALAHLHQAREQHQADVILGVGGGKALDAAKLVAHQARLPVVTIPTSAATCAAWTALSNVYSDQGAFLYDVSLDRCPDLLLLDYDLVQTAPRRTLVAGIGDAIAKWYEASVSSGHSQQTLIVAAVQQARVLRDLLFQKSAAALENPGGEEWRDVVDATVLLAGVIGGIGGAQCRTVAAHAVHNGLTHLLQSHGTLHGEKVAFGILVQLRLEELVQGSRLAATARQQLQQFYSTLGLPQTLADLGLESITIADLRQAAEVACAERSDIHHLPFTVTPDQLMAAMVSTTTPISEVRHPEGDRPTTDQPRYTEQEGQLWV